In Bacillus sp. KH172YL63, one genomic interval encodes:
- a CDS encoding YceG family protein yields the protein MSDYSSINMTQAEIDSDKWKQILYKKLPERTPYEKDEQLSFCQVTGRIVGIGYDETDYYLSLYELYTSDGIHVLSEELNKEITPEMFQRVQKIIMINQKEKGLSVNRIVAFMEGEQLIPGHSNQQFHRLLRQSLISVLGTFEKKHPAGLGSPDFRRVLVDIVKWSWNHLDPWLKELDPEIEMPRVIWYGDATKSQLYFLYYLMSIGCDVLIFHPGGEDQFADLDPDQLCSKVIQQSSKGELEPFPTEKPDRQSTVAYRATQELNDVLFHDGSQLYKPWQFRNSLPSSVTLKTTYDELFLISKEKAFVRPNFQATRQKVEIPAIFAKIMGVSENHKEYWSRLHSLAEDKNAVLIQRFPFTTEVKANHTFHYQHSLASDGTLDVEKMMTGNWWQYKHLPEGVQRAIAHVISKMCESPRLLPFNHERLEDVKLYLFTQATDLSPEDLKLIQKFDYSQDVPKLVLFNNEMNGMLSRSDAARLLFFNELGVDIVVYNPPGHNCIEQFIESKVFDTHWLEEMSFELEYKEPSIVRRIFKTIKSHK from the coding sequence ATGAGTGATTATTCCAGTATCAACATGACTCAAGCAGAGATCGACTCTGATAAATGGAAACAAATATTATATAAAAAACTCCCTGAACGGACTCCTTATGAGAAAGATGAACAGCTAAGCTTTTGCCAGGTCACGGGGAGGATTGTCGGAATTGGATACGATGAAACGGATTATTATCTGTCCCTCTATGAACTTTATACGTCCGATGGGATCCACGTCTTAAGTGAGGAATTAAATAAAGAGATCACACCGGAAATGTTTCAGCGTGTTCAGAAGATTATCATGATCAATCAAAAAGAAAAAGGGCTGTCCGTCAACAGGATTGTCGCGTTCATGGAAGGTGAGCAACTCATTCCCGGTCACAGCAATCAGCAGTTTCACAGGTTGCTGAGACAATCCCTTATTTCGGTACTGGGTACTTTTGAGAAAAAACATCCCGCCGGTTTAGGAAGTCCCGATTTCCGGAGGGTGTTAGTGGACATTGTGAAATGGTCTTGGAATCACCTGGACCCATGGTTAAAAGAGCTTGATCCGGAAATTGAAATGCCCCGGGTCATTTGGTACGGAGACGCAACGAAGAGTCAGTTGTATTTTCTTTATTACTTGATGAGCATCGGGTGTGATGTCCTCATCTTCCATCCCGGTGGTGAAGATCAGTTTGCGGATCTGGACCCTGATCAGTTATGCTCCAAGGTTATTCAGCAATCAAGCAAGGGAGAACTGGAACCGTTCCCGACGGAGAAGCCGGATCGTCAGTCGACTGTCGCATACCGTGCAACGCAGGAGCTGAATGATGTATTGTTCCATGACGGATCCCAACTGTATAAACCGTGGCAATTCCGCAACAGTCTGCCTTCGTCGGTCACCTTGAAAACAACGTATGATGAACTGTTCTTAATCAGTAAAGAGAAGGCATTCGTCCGTCCGAATTTCCAAGCCACCAGGCAGAAAGTCGAGATCCCGGCGATTTTCGCTAAAATTATGGGGGTTTCAGAGAATCACAAGGAATATTGGAGCCGTTTACATAGTTTGGCAGAAGACAAGAATGCGGTATTGATCCAGCGTTTTCCGTTCACGACGGAAGTGAAAGCCAATCATACCTTCCATTATCAACATTCCTTGGCGAGTGACGGAACCCTGGATGTAGAGAAAATGATGACCGGCAACTGGTGGCAATATAAGCATCTTCCTGAAGGAGTTCAGCGTGCCATTGCCCATGTCATCTCAAAAATGTGTGAAAGCCCCCGGCTGCTTCCGTTCAATCATGAACGACTGGAGGACGTAAAACTTTATCTATTCACTCAAGCGACGGATCTTTCCCCGGAAGACTTGAAACTCATCCAGAAGTTTGATTATTCACAGGATGTTCCGAAGCTGGTGCTGTTCAATAATGAAATGAACGGTATGCTATCACGCTCAGATGCAGCAAGGCTTCTCTTCTTTAACGAACTGGGAGTGGATATCGTCGTCTATAATCCACCGGGCCATAATTGCATCGAACAATTTATCGAGTCCAAGGTATTCGATACCCATTGGCTGGAGGAAATGTCATTTGAGCTTGAGTATAAAGAACCTTCGATTGTAAGAAGAATTTTCAAGACAATCAAATCCCATAAATAG
- a CDS encoding T7SS effector LXG polymorphic toxin — MKILDVDGFLNGIKEIEETLSSQKDQVEQIERAVQDVVNLDVSFKGEGGNAIRDFYRSQHLPMLEQYQLFLSDYQSVIRQMKEALDHVEPSPDGFMRQSFLDNEVEEGLQRARRTTVELKGEANSTIRSVSDIVSVPRIQDWSFLQQVTHAQEEKERILRKLHEFDHTKTASLAPLEEQVHTMTQHIARLQTVFQKGKLGIIEKKAHQEDSSFLSKLSEFTLVMAKNKVSEFLGTVEGAFFAIVDIVSDLVDTLIALFTDPIGFFKGIIHTVLHPIDTAKYIWKDLKQSFEEEVVNGDVRSRARYFSYTGTYIAASIIGAKGVEKVGKMGKAGKMSSKTDVPYNVMTTAKIKSFIHNGVKSTFGKVEDTAHQLLSSRTGKRALGLNAFSGHLQELFRKTKNVLNPKKVRSVMEKTYHKVVDGPVSRVGQSEVFSSMGKVLLNEDGHVVFTGKDRVRRVETKGSGEVNRLIPGTPGKVTGGSSTKLGKNMFEGMGLPKVTKRTPYQAQHIIPKEFRSHPVLQKIGMDMDNASNGFFLRVPDADVSVTSRHKGYHAVYSNFVRGKLDEIDIRQDISIIEKKVYELQQKLRLLQEKGLPLYMQDNYLENELKRIKEIGMEQYTKERMDKEVTNPVWKRGGGATVDLWERWYNK; from the coding sequence ATGAAAATACTGGATGTAGACGGCTTTCTCAATGGAATAAAGGAGATAGAGGAAACCCTGTCTTCCCAGAAAGATCAGGTAGAGCAGATTGAAAGAGCGGTTCAGGACGTGGTCAATCTGGATGTTTCGTTCAAGGGGGAGGGCGGGAATGCCATTAGGGATTTCTACCGGAGTCAGCACCTTCCCATGTTGGAACAGTACCAGTTGTTTTTATCCGACTATCAATCCGTCATTCGGCAGATGAAGGAGGCCCTTGATCACGTGGAGCCTTCACCTGACGGGTTCATGAGGCAGAGCTTCCTGGACAACGAAGTAGAAGAAGGTCTTCAACGGGCACGGCGGACAACGGTGGAATTGAAAGGAGAAGCCAATTCGACCATCAGAAGTGTATCAGACATCGTATCGGTGCCCAGGATCCAGGACTGGTCGTTTTTACAGCAGGTGACCCATGCCCAGGAGGAAAAAGAACGCATCCTCCGAAAGCTGCATGAGTTTGACCATACTAAAACGGCTTCCCTTGCGCCCCTCGAAGAACAGGTCCACACGATGACGCAGCATATCGCCCGGCTCCAAACTGTTTTTCAAAAAGGAAAGCTTGGTATAATAGAGAAGAAGGCTCATCAGGAAGACTCATCGTTTCTATCCAAACTATCCGAGTTTACATTGGTCATGGCCAAAAATAAAGTATCCGAGTTTCTTGGGACCGTGGAAGGAGCCTTTTTTGCAATTGTCGATATCGTCAGCGATCTCGTCGACACGCTCATCGCCCTGTTCACCGATCCCATCGGATTCTTCAAAGGTATTATTCATACCGTCCTGCACCCCATCGACACGGCGAAGTACATATGGAAGGACCTGAAACAATCCTTTGAAGAAGAAGTCGTCAATGGAGACGTGCGAAGCCGAGCGAGATACTTTTCCTACACGGGAACCTATATCGCCGCGTCCATTATCGGAGCGAAAGGCGTAGAAAAAGTCGGCAAGATGGGCAAAGCCGGAAAAATGAGCTCCAAGACCGACGTTCCCTACAATGTTATGACGACAGCCAAAATTAAATCCTTCATTCACAACGGAGTCAAAAGCACCTTCGGAAAAGTGGAGGACACCGCCCATCAGCTACTTTCTTCCCGAACCGGAAAAAGGGCACTGGGACTGAACGCTTTTTCCGGACATCTTCAAGAGCTATTCAGGAAAACTAAAAACGTCTTAAATCCGAAGAAAGTGAGATCGGTGATGGAGAAGACGTATCACAAGGTTGTGGACGGTCCGGTTTCGAGGGTTGGGCAGTCAGAGGTTTTCTCCAGTATGGGGAAGGTGTTGTTGAATGAGGATGGGCATGTGGTGTTTACTGGGAAGGATCGGGTTCGAAGGGTTGAGACTAAGGGTTCGGGTGAAGTTAATAGGCTTATTCCTGGAACTCCTGGAAAAGTAACAGGAGGAAGTTCTACAAAACTAGGGAAAAATATGTTTGAAGGAATGGGTTTGCCTAAAGTTACAAAACGAACACCTTATCAAGCACAACATATTATTCCTAAGGAATTTAGAAGTCATCCTGTATTACAAAAAATAGGTATGGATATGGACAATGCCTCAAATGGATTTTTTCTTCGAGTTCCGGATGCAGATGTTAGTGTAACTTCTAGACATAAAGGATACCATGCAGTTTATAGTAATTTTGTGCGAGGAAAATTAGATGAAATAGATATTAGACAAGATATATCTATAATAGAAAAAAAAGTTTATGAACTACAACAAAAGTTAAGACTACTTCAAGAAAAAGGATTACCATTATACATGCAGGATAATTACCTTGAAAATGAACTTAAAAGGATTAAGGAAATTGGAATGGAACAATACACAAAAGAAAGAATGGACAAAGAGGTTACGAACCCCGTATGGAAAAGAGGAGGAGGGGCAACAGTTGACCTTTGGGAAAGGTGGTATAATAAGTAA
- a CDS encoding toxic anion resistance protein encodes MVNETNIATLENNEVITEKKAEDIRKELRQDPEVIRLSQQVDTRNQMELLEFGKEPAVQISQFSDRILSMMRTTEVTDSGAMLKQLGKIMDRFDKKDFEEKKGGLLGKLFNRGNDMIEKIFGKYQTLGGEIEKVHVEISKYKDEMTRSTMTLEEMYENNIQYYMELEKYVVAGQIKLDELKNTLPEYEQKAMNGDQMAQLQLDTLKSAIQTLEERVYDLDLARMVALQTAPQIRLLQRGNTKLIGKINSAFIITIPIFKNGIIQAVTAKRQKLVADSMNELDRRTNEMLKRNAENIANQSTEIAKLAGRPSVQIETIEESWNTIVKGLQETKSIEEENKRLREEGTNRILELQDNMKKVTSQQ; translated from the coding sequence ATGGTAAACGAAACGAACATTGCAACTCTTGAGAACAATGAAGTGATCACAGAGAAAAAGGCCGAGGACATTCGCAAGGAGCTTCGCCAGGATCCAGAAGTCATCCGCCTGTCCCAGCAAGTGGATACACGAAACCAAATGGAACTGTTAGAGTTCGGGAAAGAACCGGCCGTGCAGATCTCCCAGTTCTCAGACCGCATCCTATCCATGATGCGAACGACGGAAGTGACGGACTCAGGAGCCATGCTGAAGCAGCTCGGCAAGATCATGGATCGCTTTGATAAGAAGGATTTCGAAGAGAAAAAAGGCGGATTGCTCGGGAAACTGTTCAACCGTGGAAACGACATGATCGAAAAGATCTTCGGCAAATACCAGACACTGGGCGGCGAAATCGAGAAAGTCCACGTTGAAATCTCGAAGTACAAAGATGAAATGACTCGCTCGACGATGACGCTTGAAGAAATGTATGAAAACAACATCCAATATTATATGGAGCTGGAAAAATACGTCGTGGCCGGTCAAATCAAATTGGACGAACTGAAGAACACGCTTCCGGAATATGAACAAAAAGCGATGAACGGGGACCAGATGGCCCAATTGCAACTCGATACGTTAAAGAGTGCTATCCAAACGCTGGAAGAACGCGTATATGATCTTGATTTGGCCCGCATGGTGGCCCTCCAGACAGCACCGCAAATTCGCCTTCTACAGCGGGGGAATACGAAACTGATCGGGAAGATCAACTCAGCATTTATCATCACGATCCCAATCTTCAAAAACGGCATCATCCAGGCGGTTACGGCGAAGCGACAAAAACTTGTTGCTGATTCTATGAATGAGCTTGATCGCCGTACAAATGAGATGTTAAAGCGTAATGCAGAAAACATCGCAAATCAAAGCACGGAAATTGCCAAATTGGCAGGAAGACCAAGCGTTCAAATTGAAACGATTGAAGAGTCCTGGAATACGATCGTTAAAGGACTGCAGGAAACGAAATCGATTGAAGAAGAGAACAAGCGTCTGCGTGAAGAGGGGACCAACCGGATCTTGGAACTTCAGGATAATATGAAGAAAGTGACTTCACAGCAGTAA
- a CDS encoding LURP-one-related/scramblase family protein has product MKQLYIKQKVFSLSEKFTVKDQDERDVYYVEGSFMKVPKTFSIMNTDRDEVALITKKVLSFLPTFYVEVNGEAVVTIKKEFSFLKARYSIDAAGIEVQGNWLDMDFQVLLKGAVVGEVGKEWFSWGDSYKVEILDEEMETLILALVIAIDCVKEDQAGASANASF; this is encoded by the coding sequence ATGAAACAGCTTTACATCAAACAAAAAGTATTCAGTCTCAGTGAAAAATTCACAGTAAAGGACCAGGACGAGAGGGATGTTTATTATGTGGAGGGGAGCTTCATGAAAGTACCGAAGACTTTCTCCATCATGAATACAGACCGTGATGAGGTAGCCTTGATCACTAAAAAGGTATTGAGCTTTCTGCCGACGTTTTATGTTGAGGTGAATGGTGAAGCGGTCGTGACGATTAAGAAGGAGTTTTCTTTTCTGAAAGCGAGATATTCCATTGATGCGGCAGGTATTGAAGTGCAAGGGAACTGGCTGGATATGGACTTTCAGGTACTGCTTAAAGGGGCCGTAGTAGGAGAAGTGGGGAAAGAGTGGTTTAGTTGGGGTGATAGCTACAAGGTGGAAATATTGGATGAAGAGATGGAGACGCTGATTTTAGCGCTTGTCATTGCGATTGATTGTGTAAAAGAGGATCAGGCGGGTGCTTCGGCTAATGCATCGTTTTAG
- a CDS encoding phosphoribosyltransferase family protein gives MKITTTSTYCQTQHKLQLLPNMTIEIEVLENPLNLTLDDLFLMAARVNKKRGFLFVSKLLGKHLPLNPSQSLLASGLLAIEYYEQITGKSVKQKDCIIKGTFSDEPLEIQEAYHILSGLKLCLPNNPLIIGFAETATSLGHAFFDSIGDAEYIHTTREEIKDLVPLLNFKEEHSHAVNQFCYLDEHSIRNDKPIVLIDDEMTTGKTALNIIRDIHSKFPREQYTVVSILDWRSDDNRKQFRQLERELEVKIHTTSLLSGHITFSGETIGEAEYDYQAIDQGNELHVERFNLAPYFTRTPYVNNKDGIPYIKETGRFGIAHNHKEDVDAACGKAADYLKQYRVNKKTLCLGTGEMMYLPMKIASLMGEGVLYHSTTRSPILPIEKQGYAIKSGFSFKNPEDDAVVHYIYNIPRDEYDELFIFFEREVSEESLNEIKQLAKDRGIGTLNVVMFSTMERSDDDGQNNR, from the coding sequence ATGAAAATCACAACTACATCGACTTATTGTCAGACACAGCACAAACTTCAACTGTTACCTAATATGACCATTGAAATAGAGGTTTTGGAAAATCCCCTGAACCTCACGCTCGACGACTTATTCCTGATGGCAGCGAGGGTGAATAAGAAGAGAGGATTTCTATTTGTTAGTAAACTATTAGGAAAACATTTACCGTTAAATCCTTCACAGTCACTGCTTGCATCGGGTTTATTGGCAATTGAATATTACGAACAAATCACAGGCAAAAGTGTGAAACAGAAAGACTGTATCATAAAAGGTACTTTCTCTGATGAACCTTTGGAAATCCAGGAAGCCTATCATATACTGTCCGGTTTAAAGCTCTGTTTACCAAACAATCCCCTAATCATCGGGTTTGCCGAAACCGCAACTTCGCTCGGACATGCATTTTTTGACAGTATCGGGGACGCTGAATATATCCATACCACAAGGGAAGAAATCAAGGACCTCGTTCCCCTGTTGAATTTCAAAGAAGAACACTCACATGCGGTCAACCAATTTTGCTATCTAGATGAGCACAGCATACGAAACGATAAACCGATCGTACTGATTGATGATGAAATGACAACGGGTAAGACGGCTTTGAATATCATCAGAGATATTCATTCCAAATTTCCACGTGAACAGTATACTGTCGTATCGATTCTGGATTGGCGATCGGATGACAATAGAAAGCAGTTCCGCCAGTTGGAAAGAGAATTAGAAGTGAAGATCCATACGACATCCCTCTTGTCGGGACATATCACATTTTCCGGAGAAACCATCGGGGAAGCGGAGTATGATTATCAGGCGATAGATCAGGGGAATGAACTTCACGTAGAAAGGTTCAACCTCGCACCGTATTTCACCCGGACTCCATATGTTAATAACAAAGACGGGATTCCATATATCAAAGAAACAGGAAGATTCGGGATTGCCCATAACCATAAAGAGGACGTGGACGCAGCCTGCGGGAAGGCAGCAGATTATTTGAAACAGTACCGGGTTAATAAGAAGACTCTTTGTCTCGGTACCGGTGAAATGATGTACCTCCCGATGAAGATCGCTTCACTCATGGGAGAAGGAGTACTCTATCACTCCACCACAAGGAGCCCGATTCTTCCCATAGAGAAGCAGGGGTATGCGATAAAGAGCGGTTTTTCATTCAAGAATCCAGAAGACGATGCAGTGGTTCATTATATCTACAATATCCCCCGGGATGAGTATGATGAATTGTTCATTTTCTTTGAAAGAGAGGTTTCAGAGGAATCGCTGAACGAAATTAAACAATTGGCGAAGGACAGGGGCATCGGGACTTTGAATGTCGTTATGTTTTCCACTATGGAAAGGAGTGATGATGATGGTCAAAACAATAGATAA
- a CDS encoding cysteine protease StiP family protein yields the protein MVKTIDNLGSYTKEDVTFLLKDLSGADIEKSTLERERAIQNGVHYSEMLPVEYQPSKEYIKLFHDSLEKTKKDIALYVALAAEQIVHSRGLDIVLCSLARAGTPIGVLMKRYIGYKYGVTVPHYSISIIRGRGIDENALSFILDQHPGENLVFVDGWTGKGAITKELTSSINRYNKKHGTDLSPELAVLADPGHCSNLYGTREDFLIPSAGLNSTVSGLVSRTVLNDSLIGPDDFHGAKYYKELLPEDLSLFYVDTITSEFKGISSIVERELAGLRENHTDMNWEGLNSVRRIQEEFHIPDINHIKPGVGETTRVLLRRVPWKILINTEKEHYLEHILMLAKDRGVPVEEYNDMSYSCCGLIKQMDKET from the coding sequence ATGGTCAAAACAATAGATAATCTGGGCAGTTACACAAAGGAAGACGTTACCTTCCTCCTAAAGGATCTGTCTGGGGCCGATATTGAAAAAAGTACGCTTGAACGGGAAAGGGCGATCCAGAACGGAGTCCACTATTCCGAGATGCTTCCAGTCGAATATCAGCCTTCCAAAGAATACATCAAGCTTTTTCATGATTCATTGGAAAAAACCAAAAAGGACATCGCTTTATATGTGGCCCTTGCCGCTGAACAGATTGTACATTCACGTGGGCTGGATATCGTCCTCTGCAGTCTGGCCAGGGCAGGGACCCCTATAGGTGTTCTGATGAAAAGGTATATCGGCTACAAATATGGTGTGACGGTCCCCCATTACAGTATATCGATCATCAGGGGCCGTGGCATCGATGAAAATGCTCTTTCATTCATACTGGACCAACACCCTGGAGAGAATCTGGTGTTTGTGGACGGGTGGACCGGAAAGGGTGCGATTACGAAAGAGCTGACATCATCTATCAACCGCTACAACAAGAAGCATGGAACGGATCTTTCCCCTGAGCTTGCCGTCCTGGCCGATCCCGGTCACTGCTCTAATCTGTACGGCACCCGGGAGGATTTCCTGATTCCCAGTGCCGGCTTGAATTCGACGGTTTCCGGTCTTGTAAGCCGTACGGTATTGAATGACTCGTTGATTGGTCCTGATGATTTCCACGGGGCAAAATACTATAAGGAATTGTTACCGGAAGACTTGTCATTGTTCTATGTGGATACGATTACGTCTGAATTTAAAGGGATATCATCAATAGTGGAAAGAGAGCTTGCCGGGCTGCGGGAAAACCATACAGACATGAATTGGGAAGGCTTGAATTCGGTGAGGAGAATTCAGGAAGAGTTTCATATTCCCGATATCAATCATATCAAGCCGGGTGTCGGGGAAACGACACGTGTTCTGTTAAGAAGGGTGCCGTGGAAGATTCTGATCAATACGGAGAAAGAACATTATCTAGAGCATATCCTCATGCTTGCAAAGGACAGAGGGGTTCCCGTTGAAGAGTATAATGACATGTCGTACAGCTGCTGCGGCCTGATCAAGCAGATGGACAAAGAGACATGA
- a CDS encoding thermonuclease family protein has product MKESRRNLAAIAIIFTLLMAMITPLAWVGLLIVVFGLYHTSQKRKVKRAYAGWMITVGILGIVLGGCAAPTKEVEKETTAQADKEADQQAKADEEKKAAEEKKAKEEEKKLAEEKAKVEKAEAEKAQQELAESFGLEEVLVSRVIDGDTVELKDGRKVRFIGVNTPESTTRTEEYGKEASNYTTEKLEGKTVWLQKDVSDTDRYNRYLRLIWLEVPKDVMNEEEIRTKMFNADLVLNGYAEPSTYNPDVMYSEYFMKFAREAREKGTGLWAYGENGTTKGDLDPKEEKKASTASTTSKSSNESGTASEEPAAATQQEFYQNCTELTKVYPHGVASDHPAYAKKHDRDKDGWACER; this is encoded by the coding sequence ATGAAAGAATCACGTAGGAACTTGGCTGCCATTGCCATCATCTTCACGCTGCTCATGGCGATGATCACGCCTTTAGCATGGGTTGGACTATTAATCGTGGTGTTTGGTTTATACCACACTTCCCAAAAGAGAAAAGTTAAAAGGGCGTACGCAGGCTGGATGATCACGGTCGGAATCCTGGGAATCGTCCTGGGAGGCTGTGCAGCTCCAACAAAAGAAGTGGAAAAAGAAACGACTGCGCAGGCTGATAAAGAAGCCGATCAACAGGCGAAGGCAGACGAAGAAAAGAAGGCGGCAGAAGAGAAGAAAGCCAAGGAAGAAGAGAAGAAGCTGGCTGAAGAAAAGGCGAAAGTGGAAAAAGCTGAAGCTGAGAAAGCGCAGCAGGAACTTGCCGAATCATTCGGTTTGGAAGAAGTACTAGTTTCCCGCGTGATCGATGGTGATACAGTCGAATTGAAGGATGGAAGAAAGGTGCGGTTCATCGGCGTCAACACGCCTGAGTCCACAACGAGGACTGAAGAATACGGGAAAGAAGCAAGTAATTACACGACTGAAAAGCTGGAAGGCAAAACGGTCTGGCTTCAAAAAGATGTGTCCGATACGGACCGGTACAACCGTTACCTTCGCCTGATTTGGCTTGAGGTCCCTAAGGATGTTATGAACGAAGAAGAGATCCGGACGAAGATGTTCAATGCGGACCTGGTATTAAACGGATATGCCGAGCCGTCCACTTACAACCCGGATGTGATGTACAGCGAGTACTTCATGAAATTCGCCCGGGAAGCAAGGGAGAAGGGTACGGGGCTCTGGGCTTATGGCGAAAACGGTACGACTAAAGGAGATCTGGATCCAAAGGAAGAAAAGAAAGCTTCGACAGCATCTACTACGTCTAAATCAAGTAATGAATCCGGTACTGCAAGCGAAGAACCTGCAGCTGCCACTCAGCAAGAGTTTTACCAAAACTGCACGGAACTTACAAAGGTCTACCCACACGGAGTCGCTTCCGATCATCCTGCTTACGCGAAGAAACATGACCGGGACAAAGATGGATGGGCGTGTGAGAGATAA
- a CDS encoding HAD family hydrolase has translation MNAFASDLDRTLIFSPRMLAAYGSDGNEECIELLDGKPISYISTKTKAILKQINDDMLFIPVTTRTIEQYKRIQLFQDTIKPDYAITSNGGTILKRGEVWKEWTIHVEQLLQNSTPLKEIMKKVTALNDTNWIKKIKPGDSVFFYIILHTDRFSSDRFLELRALADHLGWQVSLQGRKLYFIPKVLTKWTALRYLRVALGLDDICTAGDSILDFELITNGTYGIAPLHGEVLEKFPILNQTREAGINASVEIVDFVQSRYGNVEAK, from the coding sequence ATGAACGCATTCGCAAGTGACCTGGACCGTACCCTGATTTTCTCACCAAGAATGCTCGCAGCGTATGGGTCGGACGGCAACGAGGAATGCATTGAGCTCCTCGACGGGAAACCCATTTCCTATATTTCAACCAAAACGAAAGCGATCCTGAAGCAGATCAATGATGACATGCTTTTTATCCCGGTGACAACAAGGACAATCGAGCAGTATAAGAGGATCCAGCTGTTTCAAGATACAATCAAGCCCGACTATGCGATCACCAGCAATGGGGGAACGATCTTGAAGAGGGGTGAGGTGTGGAAGGAATGGACGATTCATGTCGAGCAGCTGCTACAGAACTCCACGCCCCTTAAAGAGATAATGAAGAAAGTCACAGCCCTTAACGACACAAATTGGATCAAGAAAATCAAACCGGGAGACTCTGTGTTTTTTTACATCATCCTCCATACGGACCGTTTTTCTTCTGATCGATTCTTAGAGTTAAGGGCACTTGCGGATCATTTAGGATGGCAAGTGTCACTTCAGGGAAGGAAACTTTATTTTATTCCAAAGGTCCTTACGAAATGGACCGCCCTTCGCTATTTACGAGTGGCGCTCGGATTAGATGATATTTGCACAGCAGGTGATTCCATCCTGGATTTTGAACTGATTACGAACGGGACGTATGGGATTGCCCCCCTTCATGGAGAGGTTCTGGAGAAATTTCCTATACTCAATCAGACGAGGGAAGCTGGAATCAACGCTTCAGTGGAAATCGTCGATTTCGTACAAAGCCGCTATGGGAACGTAGAGGCAAAATAG
- a CDS encoding YwqI/YxiC family protein: protein MHTEIQIQYSETERAFSKLRQTIDAWNIAYPRQIGGANELEVINKLNILNGQCQKMLEGYHQLLMENHSATQLSVEGMEETDRTLSSTMTLSR, encoded by the coding sequence ATGCACACTGAAATCCAGATTCAGTATTCAGAGACGGAGAGGGCGTTCTCCAAGCTTCGTCAAACGATTGACGCTTGGAATATAGCGTATCCCAGGCAGATTGGCGGGGCGAACGAACTCGAGGTCATCAACAAGCTGAATATACTCAATGGACAATGCCAGAAGATGCTGGAGGGCTATCATCAGCTTTTGATGGAAAATCATTCGGCCACGCAACTTTCTGTAGAAGGCATGGAAGAAACCGACCGTACTCTTTCTTCTACCATGACTTTGAGCCGGTAA